A window of the Kosakonia radicincitans DSM 16656 genome harbors these coding sequences:
- the punC gene encoding purine nucleoside transporter PunC has translation MQPGKGFLVWLAGLSVLGFLATDMYLPAFSAIQQDLQTSPAIVSATLSLFLAGFAVAQLVWGPLSDRYGRRPILLSGLTIFALGCLGTLWVRDASLLLALRFVQAIGVCAATVSWQALVTDHYPAHRVNRIFATIMPLVGLTPALAPLLGAWMLAHFSWQAIFATLLAITLVLMVPAWRLKAPAQPAALHEQPLTFYDLLRNKAYRGNVIIYAACSASFFAWLTGSPFILHEMGYGPSVIGLSYVPQTIAFLIGGYGCRAALQKWQGSRLLPWLLSAFGLSVIATWIVGLLPQTSLTALLIPFCFMAMANGAIYPVVVAQALRPFPQATGRAAALQNTLQLGLCFLASLVVSGLIATPLFTTTTVMVAMVLLAAFGYRQQHQRNTETVKDEAVPSSSHG, from the coding sequence ATGCAACCTGGAAAAGGATTTTTAGTCTGGCTCGCGGGATTAAGCGTGCTGGGCTTTTTAGCCACCGATATGTACCTGCCCGCGTTTAGCGCGATACAACAAGATTTGCAAACCTCCCCGGCCATCGTCAGCGCCACGCTGAGTTTGTTTCTGGCAGGCTTTGCTGTCGCACAACTGGTATGGGGCCCCTTGTCGGATCGCTATGGCCGCAGACCTATTTTGTTGAGCGGGCTGACTATTTTCGCACTTGGCTGTCTGGGAACATTGTGGGTACGGGACGCCAGCCTGTTACTTGCGCTGCGTTTCGTACAGGCAATCGGCGTTTGCGCCGCTACGGTTAGCTGGCAGGCGCTGGTCACTGACCACTATCCGGCACACCGCGTTAACCGTATCTTCGCGACCATTATGCCGCTGGTGGGCCTGACGCCTGCGCTGGCCCCCCTGCTGGGTGCCTGGATGCTGGCGCACTTCTCCTGGCAGGCGATTTTTGCCACTCTGCTGGCAATAACTCTGGTGCTGATGGTGCCTGCCTGGCGGTTGAAAGCGCCCGCCCAGCCTGCTGCGCTGCATGAACAGCCGCTGACCTTTTACGATCTGCTGCGCAATAAAGCATATCGCGGCAATGTCATCATCTACGCTGCCTGCTCGGCCAGTTTTTTTGCCTGGCTGACCGGTTCGCCGTTCATTTTGCACGAAATGGGTTATGGTCCGTCAGTAATTGGTCTGAGTTACGTACCGCAGACCATTGCCTTCCTGATTGGCGGTTATGGTTGCCGCGCTGCCTTGCAAAAATGGCAGGGTTCGCGCCTGCTTCCGTGGCTGCTGAGCGCCTTTGGATTAAGCGTGATTGCCACCTGGATTGTGGGTTTGCTGCCGCAGACATCACTGACCGCACTGCTGATCCCGTTCTGTTTTATGGCAATGGCCAACGGCGCCATCTATCCTGTTGTGGTAGCACAGGCGTTACGCCCGTTTCCCCAGGCGACTGGCCGCGCAGCCGCGCTGCAAAATACGTTGCAACTCGGGTTGTGTTTCCTGGCAAGCCTGGTGGTATCAGGGCTGATTGCCACACCGCTGTTTACCACCACCACTGTAATGGTGGCGATGGTGCTGCTGGCCGCGTTTGGCTATCGCCAGCAACACCAGCGTAATACT
- a CDS encoding MFS transporter — MKVNFPLLALAIGAFGIGTTEFSPMGLLPVIARGVDVSIPAAGMLISAYAIGVMVGAPLMTLLLSHRGRRNALIFLMAIFTLGNVLSAIAPDYTTLMLARIVTSLNHGAFFGLGSVVAASVVAKEKQASAVATMFMGLTIANIGGVPAATWLGETIGWRMSFMATAVLGLVAMLSLYFSLPGGGTGERPDVRKELSVLVRPQVLSALLTTVLGAGAMFTLYTYISPVLRTITDATPVFVTGMLVLIGVGFSIGNYLGGKLADRSVTGTLKGFLILLIAIMLAIPFLARSEVGAAISMVVWGAATFAVVPPLQMRVMRVAHEAPGLSSSVNIGAFNLGNALGAAAGGAVISGGLGYDFVPVMGAIIAGLGLMVVLFSGRSRPERACAAVE, encoded by the coding sequence ATGAAAGTAAATTTCCCTCTGCTTGCCCTGGCGATTGGCGCCTTTGGGATAGGTACAACGGAGTTCTCCCCGATGGGATTGCTGCCCGTTATTGCCCGTGGCGTCGATGTTTCCATTCCGGCGGCGGGGATGTTGATTAGCGCTTATGCGATTGGCGTGATGGTGGGGGCGCCGCTGATGACGCTGCTGCTGTCGCACCGTGGCAGACGTAACGCGCTGATCTTCCTGATGGCGATCTTTACGCTGGGTAATGTGCTGTCGGCAATCGCGCCGGACTACACCACCTTAATGCTGGCGCGCATCGTTACCAGCCTCAACCACGGCGCCTTCTTTGGTCTGGGATCGGTTGTTGCCGCAAGCGTGGTGGCAAAAGAGAAACAAGCCAGCGCCGTCGCCACCATGTTTATGGGGCTGACTATCGCCAATATTGGCGGTGTGCCTGCTGCAACCTGGCTGGGTGAAACCATCGGCTGGCGCATGTCGTTTATGGCGACCGCCGTGCTGGGTCTGGTTGCCATGCTGAGCCTCTACTTTTCACTGCCTGGCGGCGGAACGGGCGAACGTCCGGATGTACGCAAAGAGTTGTCCGTGCTGGTTCGTCCACAGGTGCTGTCGGCACTGCTGACGACGGTGCTCGGCGCGGGCGCGATGTTCACGCTTTATACCTATATTTCGCCGGTGCTGCGCACCATTACTGATGCTACGCCGGTGTTTGTTACCGGGATGTTGGTGCTGATTGGCGTCGGTTTCTCGATTGGCAACTACCTTGGCGGCAAACTGGCGGATCGTTCGGTAACCGGTACGCTGAAAGGTTTTCTTATCCTGCTGATTGCCATCATGCTGGCTATTCCGTTCCTGGCCCGCAGCGAAGTAGGCGCGGCTATCAGCATGGTGGTCTGGGGCGCAGCGACCTTTGCTGTGGTTCCGCCGCTGCAAATGCGTGTAATGCGCGTCGCACATGAAGCGCCAGGACTCTCTTCTTCAGTGAACATTGGTGCCTTTAACCTCGGTAACGCACTCGGTGCGGCTGCGGGCGGCGCGGTGATCTCCGGCGGCCTGGGATATGATTTTGTCCCGGTGATGGGGGCGATTATTGCGGGGCTTGGGCTGATGGTGGTGCTGTTTTCCGGGCGCTCCCGGCCGGAACGAGCCTGTGCGGCAGTCGAGTAA
- the punR gene encoding DNA-binding transcriptional activator PunR, protein MWSEYSLEVVDAVARNGSFSGAAQELHRVPSAVSYTVRQLEEWLAVPLFERRHRDVELTPAGSWFLKEGRSVIKKMQITRQQCQQIANGWRGQLAIAVDNIVKPARTRQLIVDFYRHFNDVELQVYQEVFNGVWDALADGRVEVAIGATQAIPVGGRYAFRDMGMLSWKCVVSSRHPLASMPGPLSDETLRNWPSLIQEDTSRSLPKRITWLLDNQKRVIVPDWSASEACLSAGLCVGMVPAHFARPRLDSGDWVALELENPFPDAACCLTWQQNDASPALNWLLEYLGDSETLNSEWLREPE, encoded by the coding sequence ATGTGGTCAGAATATTCACTCGAAGTGGTTGATGCTGTTGCGCGCAACGGCAGTTTCAGCGGTGCCGCCCAGGAGCTGCACCGCGTACCTTCAGCGGTGAGCTATACGGTGCGCCAACTCGAAGAGTGGCTGGCAGTTCCGTTATTTGAACGCCGTCATCGGGATGTGGAGTTAACGCCCGCCGGAAGCTGGTTTTTAAAAGAGGGGCGATCTGTTATCAAAAAAATGCAGATCACCCGCCAGCAGTGCCAACAGATCGCCAACGGCTGGCGCGGCCAACTGGCGATTGCCGTGGATAACATTGTGAAACCGGCACGAACACGGCAACTGATCGTCGATTTCTACCGACATTTTAACGATGTCGAGTTACAGGTTTACCAGGAGGTGTTCAACGGTGTCTGGGATGCGCTGGCAGATGGCCGCGTTGAGGTGGCGATTGGCGCGACCCAGGCGATCCCGGTCGGTGGACGGTACGCGTTTCGTGATATGGGCATGCTGAGCTGGAAATGCGTGGTCTCCAGCCGCCATCCGCTGGCATCAATGCCCGGCCCGCTAAGCGATGAAACGTTGCGCAACTGGCCTTCGTTGATCCAGGAAGATACGTCGCGCTCGTTGCCAAAACGTATTACCTGGCTGCTGGATAACCAGAAGCGGGTAATCGTGCCGGACTGGTCCGCTTCAGAAGCCTGCCTTTCTGCCGGGCTGTGTGTGGGGATGGTGCCCGCGCATTTCGCGCGTCCGCGGCTGGACAGCGGCGACTGGGTGGCGCTGGAACTGGAGAACCCGTTTCCGGATGCGGCCTGCTGCCTGACATGGCAACAAAATGACGCATCACCGGCGTTGAACTGGCTGCTGGAGTATCTGGGGGACAGTGAGACGCTGAACAGCGAATGGTTGCGGGAGCCGGAGTAG
- a CDS encoding YnhF family membrane protein, translating into MSTDLKYSLVTTVIVLSLIVFGGLTAALH; encoded by the coding sequence ATGAGCACCGATCTGAAGTATTCTTTGGTCACTACCGTCATTGTTCTGAGCCTGATTGTTTTCGGTGGGCTGACCGCCGCGCTGCATTGA
- the purR gene encoding HTH-type transcriptional repressor PurR → MATIKDVAKRANVSTTTVSHVINKTRFVAEETRNAVWAAIKELHYSPSAVARSLKVNHTKSIGLLATSSEAAYFAEIIEAVEKKCFQKGYTLILGNAWNSLEKQRAYLSMMAQKRVDGLLVMCSEYPESLLSMLEEYRNIPMVVMDWGEAKADFTDSVIDNAFEGGYMAGRYLIERGHRDIGVIPGPLERNTGAGRLAGFMKAMEEAIITVPENWIVQGDFEPESGYRAMQQILNQSHRPTAVFCGGDIMAMGALCAADEMGLRVPQDISLIGYDNVRNSRYFTPALTTIHQPKDSLGETAFTMLLDRIVNKREESQSIEVHPRLIERRSVADGPFRDYRR, encoded by the coding sequence ATGGCAACGATTAAAGACGTCGCGAAACGAGCAAACGTTTCCACTACAACCGTATCACATGTAATTAACAAAACGCGCTTCGTCGCTGAAGAGACTCGCAATGCCGTATGGGCGGCGATTAAAGAGTTACATTACTCCCCCAGCGCTGTGGCACGTAGCCTGAAGGTCAATCACACCAAATCGATCGGTTTACTGGCCACAAGCAGCGAAGCCGCCTATTTTGCCGAGATCATCGAAGCCGTAGAGAAAAAATGCTTCCAGAAAGGCTACACCTTGATCCTCGGCAACGCCTGGAACAGCCTTGAGAAACAGCGCGCCTACCTGTCGATGATGGCGCAAAAACGTGTCGATGGCCTGCTGGTGATGTGCTCCGAATACCCGGAGTCGCTGCTGAGCATGCTGGAAGAGTACCGTAATATCCCAATGGTGGTGATGGACTGGGGCGAGGCGAAAGCCGATTTTACCGATTCGGTCATTGATAATGCTTTTGAAGGCGGCTATATGGCTGGCCGCTATCTGATTGAGCGCGGACATCGCGATATCGGCGTCATTCCAGGCCCGCTGGAGCGCAACACCGGCGCAGGCCGCCTCGCCGGTTTTATGAAAGCGATGGAAGAGGCGATCATTACCGTACCGGAAAACTGGATCGTGCAGGGCGACTTTGAACCGGAATCGGGTTACCGGGCGATGCAGCAAATCCTCAACCAGTCCCACCGCCCTACTGCCGTGTTCTGCGGCGGCGATATTATGGCGATGGGTGCGCTCTGCGCGGCGGATGAGATGGGGCTGCGCGTTCCCCAGGATATTTCGCTGATCGGCTATGACAATGTGCGTAATTCCCGCTACTTTACGCCCGCACTGACCACCATCCATCAGCCGAAAGATTCGCTGGGCGAAACGGCGTTTACCATGTTGCTCGATCGTATCGTCAACAAGCGCGAAGAGTCGCAGTCCATTGAAGTCCATCCGCGTCTGATCGAGCGTCGTTCGGTGGCGGATGGTCCGTTCCGCGACTACCGCCGTTAA
- the sodB gene encoding superoxide dismutase [Fe] yields the protein MSFELPALPYAKDALMPHISAETLEYHYGKHHQTYVTNLNNLIKGTAFEGKTLEEIVKHSEGGVFNNAAQVWNHTFYWNCLAPHAGGEPTGELAAAIAKAFGGFAEFKAQFTDAAVKNFGSGWTWLVKKADGGLAIVSTSNAGTPLTTDATPLLTVDVWEHAYYIDYRNARPNYLEHFWALVNWAFVAKNFAA from the coding sequence ATGTCGTTCGAATTACCTGCATTACCGTATGCAAAAGACGCCCTGATGCCGCATATCTCAGCCGAAACGCTGGAGTATCACTATGGTAAGCACCATCAGACTTATGTCACTAACCTCAACAACCTGATCAAAGGCACCGCCTTCGAAGGCAAAACGCTGGAAGAGATCGTTAAGCACAGCGAAGGTGGCGTGTTCAATAACGCCGCTCAGGTCTGGAACCACACCTTTTACTGGAATTGCCTCGCGCCGCACGCTGGTGGTGAGCCGACTGGCGAACTGGCCGCTGCGATTGCTAAAGCCTTTGGCGGCTTTGCGGAGTTCAAAGCGCAGTTTACCGATGCCGCAGTGAAGAACTTTGGTTCAGGCTGGACATGGCTGGTGAAAAAAGCGGATGGCGGGTTGGCGATTGTCTCAACGTCCAATGCGGGAACCCCGCTGACGACGGATGCGACACCGTTGCTGACTGTCGATGTCTGGGAACATGCTTATTACATTGACTACCGCAACGCCCGTCCGAACTACCTTGAACACTTCTGGGCGCTGGTCAACTGGGCCTTCGTGGCGAAGAATTTCGCCGCATAA